One window of Quercus robur chromosome 12, dhQueRobu3.1, whole genome shotgun sequence genomic DNA carries:
- the LOC126709879 gene encoding sucrose synthase 3 encodes MSKSNPKLARLPSMRERVEDTLSAHRNELVSLLSRYVSQGKGILQPHTLIDELDSVIGDDPSRLKLKEGPFGEILKSAQEAIILPPFVAIAIRPRPGVWEYVRVNVYELSVEQLDVSEYLHFKETLVDGPSNDRYVLELDFEPFNANFPRPNRSSSIGNGVQFLNRHLSSSMFHNKDSLAPLLDFLRAHKIKGHGLMLNDRIHSISHLQSALTKAEEYISKLPTDAPYSDFEYVLQGMGFERGWGDTAERVREMMHLLLDILHAPDPSTLETFLGRIPMVFNVVILSPHGYFGQANVLGLPDTGGQVVYILDQVRALENEMLLRIRRQGLDITPRILIVTRLIPDAKGTTCNQRLERVSGTEHAHILRVPFRSEKGILRKWISRFDVWPYLETFAEDAASELVAELQGLPDFIIGNYSDGNLVSSLLAHKMGVTQCTIAHALEKTKYPDSDIYWKKFEGKYHFSCQFTADLLAMNNADFIITSTYQEIAGTKNTVGQYESHAAFTLPGLYRVVHGIDVFDPKFNIVSPGADMCIYFPYSEKEKRLTALHDSIEKLLYDPEQNDEHIGTLSDRSKPLIFTMARLDHVKNITGLVELYGKSSKLRELVNLVVVGGYFDVSKSKDREEIEEIEKMHLLMKNYKLDGQIRWISAQMNRARNGELYRYIADTKGAFVQPAFYEAFGLTVVEAMTCGLPTFATCHGGPAEIIEQGISGFHIDPYHPDQAAALMADFFQKCKEDPSYWKKISDGGLQRIYERYTWKIYSERLMTLAGVYGFWKYVSKLERRETRRYLEMFYILKCRDLVKTVPLASDDPH; translated from the exons ATGTCTAAGTCTAACCCTAAGTTGGCTCGACTTCCcagcatgagagagagagttgaagacACTCTCTCTGCTCATCGAAACGAACTCGTTTCCCTTCTCTCCAG GTACGTGTCTCAAGGGAAAGGGATTTTGCAACCGCACACGTTGATCGACGAGCTTGACAGTGTAATCGGCGATGACCCATCTCGCTTGAAACTCAAGGAGGGTCCTTTTGGCGAGATCCTCAAATCTGCGCAg GAAGCCATAATTTTGCCTCCATTTGTGGCTATAGCAATTCGCCCAAGACCTGGTGTTTGGGAATATGTTCGTGTCAATGTCTATGAACTAAGTGTGGAGCAACTGGATGTTTCTGAATATCTTCACTTCAAAGAAACACTCGTAGATGGGCC gtcTAATGACCGATACGTCCTCGAGCTCGATTTTGAGCCATTCAATGCAAATTTTCCTCGCCCCAATAGGTCTTCATCCATTGGCAATGGCGTTCAGTTCCTCAATCGTCACCTTTCTTCAAGTATGTTCCATAACAAAGATTCGTTGGCACCATTACTAGATTTCCTCCGAGCACACAAAATTAAAGGGCAT GGTTTGATGTTGAATGATCGGATACACAGCATATCACACCTTCAGTCTGCGCTGACTAAAGCTGAGGAATATATTTCTAAGCTTCCAACTGACGCACCCTATTCTGACTTTGAATATGT ATTACAGGGAATGGGTTTTGAGAGAGGTTGGGGTGATACAGCAGAACGAGTAAGGGAGATGATGCATCTTCTCTTGGACATCCTTCATGCTCCTGACCCATCTACATTAGAAACATTCCTTGGGAGAATACCTATGGTGTTTAATGTTGTTATTTTATCTCCACATGGTTACTTTGGGCAAGCAAATGTTTTAGGTTTACCAGACACTGGTGGCCAG GTTGTGTACATACTAGATCAAGTTCGTGCACTGGAGAATGAAATGCTTCTTAGAATACGGAGGCAAGGACTAGATATCACCCCTAGAATTCTTATT GTGACTAGGTTAATACCTGATGCAAAAGGAACCACATGCAACCAGCGGCTGGAACGAGTCAGTGGAACAGAACATGCACATATTTTGCGAGTTCCTTTTAGATCGGAGAAAGGAATTCTTCGTAAGTGGATCTCAAGATTTGATGTCTGGCCTTATCTGGAGACCTTTGCAGAG GATGCAGCTAGCGAACTTGTTGCTGAGTTACAGGGCTTACCAGATTTTATTATAGGAAACTACAGTGATGGGAATCTTGTTTCATCCCTGTTAGCTCATAAAATGGGAGTCACACAG TGTACAATTGCACATGCATTGGAGAAAACAAAATACCCAGATTCGGATATCTATTGGAAGAAGTTTGAGGGTAAATACCATTTCTCATGTCAATTCACTGCTGATCTATTAGCCATGAACAATGCTGATTTTATCATCACCAGTACATACCAGGAGATTGCAGGAAC AAAAAATACTGTTGGCCAGTATGAGAGCCATGCAGCTTTCACTCTTCCAGGGCTGTACCGAGTTGTTCATGGCATTGATGTTTTCGACCCAAAGTTCAATATTGTCTCTCCTGGGGCAGATATGTGCATATATTTCCCATATTCTGAAAAGGAAAAACGACTTACAGCTCTACATGATTCAATTGAAAAGTTGTTATATGATCCTGAGCAGAATGATGAGCACAT TGGTACATTGAGTGATCGATCAAAGCCCTTAATTTTTACCATGGCAAGGCTGGACCATGTGAAAAACATAACAGGGTTGGTTGAATTGTATGGTAAGAGCTCCAAACTGAGGGAACTGGTAAATCTTGTGGTGGTTGGGGGCTATTTTGATGTAAGTAAGTCCAAAGACagagaagaaattgaagaaattgAGAAGATGCATCTTCTTATGAAGAATTATAAGTTAGATGGTCAAATTCGATGGATATCAGCCCAAATGAATCGAGCACGTAATGGTGAGCTATATCGCTACATAGCAGATACAAAAGGTGCTTTTGTTCAG CCTGCATTTTATGAAGCATTTGGACTTACAGTCGTGGAGGCAATGACTTGTGGCCTTCCCACATTTGCCACTTGCCATGGTGGTCCTGCTGAGATTATTGAGCAGGGTATATCAGGGTTTCACATTGATCCGTATCACCCTGACCAAGCTGCTGCACTTATGGCAGATTTCTTTCAAAAATGCAAGGAAGATCCAAGTTActggaaaaaaatttctgatGGGGGACTCCAAAGAATTTATGAAAG GTATACGTGGAAGATTTATTCTGAAAGGCTAATGACATTAGCTGGAGTTTATGGCTTCTGGAAGTATGTTTCAAAACTAGAGCGGCGTGAGACTCGTCGATACCTTGAGATGTTCTACATTCTTAAGTGCCGTGATTTG GTGAAAACTGTTCCTCTGGCAAGCGATGACCCACATTAA